A genomic stretch from Vanrija pseudolonga chromosome 6, complete sequence includes:
- the gst3_2 gene encoding Glutathione S-transferase 3, whose product MPSKPLLHYLHPSRGERIVWLLEELGVDYDLSVHLRARSGWAEKTLNEVSSLGKSPALEIDGKLLTESGFITYYLLKHFSSPNVEASPSDASVFWSHFAEGTLLLWSQPTVVLGGGARAFAKNESTKAGALALAGWYTSEAGRTIAPALQQAEEFLGEHEWFSGGDKPGQGDFMMGYALDQLARGGQLPIGPKTKAYIAKMKARPAFVRGMARATAAAGERGGTRAPLLTHIAMAKLTLHYLHPSRGERIVWLLEELGLEYELVTHLRTEQGWAGESLKAISPMGKSPVLEVDGKKLTESGYITHYLLTRHSSPSAEAPPGDDSVFWAHYAEGTLQLWLQPAFMVAKGVEGFKKVAWYKMLPGMKMGAGAFGGWFAGVADTNIAAALGEVEEYLVANEWFSGTDKPGQGDFMMGYSLDALVNGNRKGQYDVGPATRAWVARMRARDAYKRGQERIAAGVAAAEKEQKA is encoded by the exons ATGCCCTCCAAGCCCTTGCTGCACTACCTCCACCCatcgcgcggcgagcgcatcGTCTGGCTCCTCGAG gaACTCGGCGTGGACTACGACCTCAGCGTGCACCTCCGCGCGCGGTCGGGCTGGGCTGAGAAGACGCTGAATGAGGTGTCGTCGCTAGGCAAG TCCCCCGCGCTCGAGatcgacggcaagctcctcACGGAATCCGGCTTCATCACATACTACCTCCTCAAGCACTTCTCCTCGCCCAACGTCGAGGCGAGCCCGTCGGACGCCAGCGTCTTCTGGTCGCACTTTGCCGAGGGGACCCTGCTTTTGTGGTCGCAGCCGActgtcgtgctcggcggcggcgcgcgcgcgttcgccAAGAACGAGAGcaccaaggccggcgcgctggcccTGGCGGGGTGGTACACCTCAGAGGCGGGGCGCACGATCGCGCCGGCActgcagcaggccgaggagttTCTGGGGGAGCACGAGTGGTTctcgggcggcgacaagCCTGGACAGGGCGAT TTCATGATGGGCtacgcgctcgaccagctcgcgcgcggcggccagcttCCTATCGGGCCAAAGACCAAGGCGTACATCGCCAAGATGAAGGCCCGCCCCGCGTTCGTGCGGGGCATggcgcgcgccacggccgccgcgggcgag CGCGGGGGCACGCGCGCCCCACTGCTCACTCACATCGCCATGGCAAAGCTCACACTACACTACCTCCACccgtcgcgcggcgagcgtaTCGTGTGGCTCctcgag GAGCTAGGGCTCGAGTACGAGCTTGTCACACACCTCCGCACGGAACAAGGCTGGGCCGGCGAGTCGCTCAAGGCCATCAGTCCGATGGGCAAG TCCCCagtcctcgaggtcgacgggaAGAAGCTCACCGAGAGCGGGTACATCACGCATTACCTCCTGACTCGCCACTCTTCGCCCTCCGCCGAGGCGCCCCcaggcgacgacagcgtcTTCTGGGCGCACTACGCGGAAGGAACACTGCAGCTGTGGCTCCAGCCCGCGTTCATGGtcgccaagggcgtcgaggggtTCAAGAAGGTCGCGTGGTACAAGATGCTGCCGGGGATGAAgatgggcgcgggggcgTTTGGCGGGTGGTTTGCCGGCGTGGCGGATACGAACattgcggcggcgctgggcgaggtcgaggagtACCTGGTAGCGAATGAGTGGTTCTCTGGGACGGATAAGCCGGGACAAGGCGAC TTCATGATGGGAtactcgctcgacgcgctggtcAACGGTAACCGCAAGGGCCAGTACGACGTCGGCCCGGCCACGCGCGCGTGGGTCGCgcggatgcgcgcgcgcgacgcgtaCAAGAGGGGGCAGGAGCGGATCGCTgccggcgtggcggccgctGAGAAGGAGCAGAAAGCGTAG
- the GAL4_3 gene encoding Regulatory protein GAL4 gives MQPAAGAAAGSSSGAAPAPVASAGAGPATGAGPAGVTAAPPPAGKSSNGSEGDSASANNNGSGDGAPDDSAAPVLTKISCIECRRLKRKCDRIHPCEQCRRYGKTCVFPEAEVPRRGKKYIAEVEDRVERLERLLAEHAPHALEASASLDDELRRRIPHAHAHPQAHHHQHHASPRLPISPVLGTNGIFAHPGNPAGSDRRHSTASSTLPTPPTGPPSGSMLPPPSVSPTSSLFFEPHGGTHAPPPPPPPHHLSPASRVNPQASFETVASTADAYERQPRNALGYEWDERKRGTTHENDGTASLSVDPDGEGYLGFASGSTLLSILQIVAGGISLSHIPPSAEPAPPENWQPSHAEMSRYIDAYFEHYHTQYPIIHESTFRAQYAEVIPRPPRAQWAVLMHVVIGLGAICSTAPMYIVDHFLERAIAVITVDHLETGSLTLVQAFTLLSNLAQKRNKSNAGSVYLGIAVRMAIGLGLHRELPMWNIKPFEREVRRRVWWVVFIFDAGASVTFGRPILLPYGSADVKMIHNVQDRDFTPSAPAVPPASSETTIYTSLIYQASFHLCANRIYERVISTPPPSGEEVLELDHDIRHWHATIPKWFASPVTHDDHFRDTPWLHFSAHKLFWRYCNLRIILHRRAFLERALQRLPLSAIHTGQEELEHTLSSYCLQSAMDTIYDIHDFFKGRKLNQLEKWYGLHFLFQSSFVPLIALWTDVTSPDRAAWQEAVRQTRETLTLRAIQTDPLAERCLRIIDLLTPPVQPDNVPTDVNALLDLFTANSQWQDAGDVAHQLLPYADLATLMTLWPSSSTS, from the exons ATGCAACCTGCCgctggtgccgccgccggtagCAGCAGTGGTGCTGCGCCTGCACCTGTTGCCAGTGCAGGTGCAGGCCCAGCTACTGGCGCCGGCCCTGCGGGTGTGACCGCAGCACCTCCGCCGGCGGGCAAGAGCTCGAACGGCTCGGAAGGCgacagcgccagcgccaacaacaacggctcgggcgacggtgcgccggacgacagcgccgcgccggtgctCACCAAGATTTCG TGCATCGAGTGCCGCCGACTCAAACGCAAG TGCGACCGCATCCATCCGTGCGAGCAGTGCCGGCGGTACGGCAAGACGTGTGTGTTCCCCGAAGCAGAGGTCCCGCGGCGCGGCAAGAA GTACATCGCCGAGGTGGAagaccgcgtcgagcggctcgaaCGCCTGCTGGCCGAGCACGCAccgcacgcgctcgaggccagcgcgagcctggatgacgagctgcgccggcgtatcccgcacgcgcacgcgcacccgcaagcgcaccaccaccagcaccacgcgtcgccgcggctcCCCATCTCGCCAGTGCTGGGCACGAACGGCATCTTTGCGCACCCGGGCAACCCGGCCGGCAGCGACCGGCGGCACAGCacagcgagcagcacgctgccgacgccgccgacgggccCGCCGTCCGGCAGCATGCTCCCGCCGCCTAgcgtgtcgccgacgtcgtcgctctTCTTCGAGCCGCACGGCGggacgcacgcgccgcccccgcccccgccgccgcaccaccTCTCGCCCGCGAGCCGCGTCAACCCCCAGGCGTCGTTCGAGACGGTCGCGTCCACGGCCGACGCGTAcgagcgccagccgcgcAACGCGCTCGGATACGAGTGggacgagcgcaagcgcggcACGACGCACGAGAACGACGGCACGGCCAGTCTGAGTgtcgaccccgacggcgagggaTACCTCGGCTTTGCGTCGGGGTCCACGCTGCTCAGTATCCTGCAGATCGTCGCGGGGGGGATTTCGCTATCGCACATCCCGCCCAgtgccgagccggcgccgccggaAAACTGGCAGCCGTCCCACGCCGAGATGAGCAGGTACATCGACGCGTACTTTGAGCACTACCACACGCAGTACCCCATCATCCACGAGAGCACCTTCCGCGCACAGTATGCCGAGGTGAtcccgcgcccgccgcgcgcgcagtggGCAGTGCTCATGCACGTCGTCATTGGTCTCGGGGCAATCTGCTCCACGGCGCCAATGTACATTGTCGACCActtcctcgagcgcgcgatTGCGGTTATCACGGTTGATCACTTGGAAACGGGCAGCTTGACGCTCGTGCAGGCCTTCACGCTGCTGAGTAACCTCGCGCAGAAGCGCAACAAGAGCAACGCGGGCAGCGTGTACCTCGGCATTGCGGTGCGCATGgccatcggcctcggcctgcaccGCGAGCTGCCGATGTGGAACATCAAGCCgtttgagcgcgaggtgcgGAGACGCGTGTGGTGGGTCGTGTTCATCTTTGACGCCGGAGCGAGTGTGACGTTTGGAAGGCCGATC CTACTGCCGTACGGCTCCGCAGACGTCAAGATGATCCACAATGTACAGGACCGCGACTTtacgccgtcggcgcccgccgtCCCGCCCGCGTCGTCCGAGACGACAATCTACACGTCGCTCATCTACCAGGCGTCGTTCCACCTCTGCGCGAACAGAATCTACGAGCGCGTCAtctcgaccccgcccccgtcgggcgaggaggtgctcgagctcgaccacgaCATTCGGCACTGGCACGCGACGATCCCAAAGTGGTTCGCGTCGCCCGTGACCCACGACGACCACTTCCGCGACACGCCGTGGCTGCACTTCTCCGCGCACAAGCTCTTCTGGCGATACTGTAATCTGCGTATCAttctccaccgccgcgcgttcctcgagcgcgcgctccagcGCCTGCCGCTCAGCGCCATCCACACGGggcaggaggagctcgagcacaCGTTGTCGAGCTACTGCCTCCAGAGCGCGATGGACACGATTTACGACATTCACGACTTCTTCAAGGGGAGGAAGTTGAATCAGCTGGAGAAGTGGTACGGGCT TCACTTCCTCTTCCAGTCATCGTTCGTCCCGCTCATCGCGCTATGGACCGACGTGACGTCGCCCGACCGCGCAGCGTGGCAAGAAGCCGTGCGGCAGACGCGCGAGACGCTCACATTGCGCGCCATCCAGACTgacccgctcgccgagcgctgcCTGCGCATCATCGACCTGCTTACGCCGCCTGTCCAGCCGGACAATGTGCCGACGGATGTGAACGCGCTGCTGGATCTGTTTACTGCCAACTCGCAGTGGCAGGACGCGGGGGATGTTGCGCACCAGCT GCTGCCCTATGCCGACCTGGCGACCCTCATGACGCTCtggccgtcgtcctcgacgagctaG
- the SPAC227.14_1 gene encoding Putative uridine kinase, which translates to MSVDAIAQQLVRAAAEGSQRRVVVAVSGIPGSGKSTLAYPLAERVNALAGREVAICVGIDGWHYSQAELRGMENPSHLFARRGAHFTFDAESYASFVSALDTTPTLPFPTFSHADKDPVQHGGEVRPEHRVIIIEGLHAHLDVVPWSTAAARYDYTIWVDTPRAVARERIVRRHLREGVEDTPDAAARRADQSDMVNADTLLGNRLVPSIVVDLDAAESVVAPAVAAGAAVLFTAAAGITA; encoded by the exons ATGTcagtcgacgccatcgcccagcagctcgtccgcgccgccgccgaaggcagccagcgccgcgtGGTAGTCG CGGTCAGCGGTATCCCAGGCTCGGGGAAGAGCACGCTCGCGTACCCGCTCGCTGAGCGCGTCAACGCGCTCGCTGGGCGGGAAGTGGCGATTTGCGTGGGCATTGACGGGTGGCATTACtcgcaggccgagctgcggGGGATGGAG aaCCCTTCCCACCTcttcgcgcgccgcggcgcccacTTCACcttcgacgccgagtcgtaCGCCTCCTTCGTGTCAgcgctcgacacgacacCCACGCTGCCCTTCCCGACGTTCTCCCATGCGGACAAGGATCCCGTGCAGCATGGGGGCGAGGTGCGGCCAGAGCACCGGGTGAT CATCATCGAAGGCCTCCACGcccatctcgacgtcgtgccCTGGTCTACCGCTGCCGCACGTTACGACTACACGATCTGGGTGGACAcgcctcgcgccgtcgcgcgcgagcgcatcGTGCGCCGCCATCTCCGCGAAGGGGTCGAGGATACCCCcgacgctgcggcgcgccgggccgaCCAGAGCGACATGGTCAATGCTGATACGTTGCTGGGTAACCGCCTCGTGCCGAGCATTGTCGTCGACTTGGACGCTGCTGAGAGCGTTGTTGCGCCTGCCGTTGCTGCGGGAGCCGCGGTACTGttcactgccgccgccggcatcacGGCTTAG
- the Os01g0618400 gene encoding DEAD-box ATP-dependent RNA helicase 25: MSAPGPPRHNRRPNDRPSGGNAKKPRPNASATSTPALTPGQMTPAPVQQSTIASATTQTRFAEFDGLSPQLLANIPFEFCTEVQAATLPTIIKGLDVLAQAKTGTGKTLAFLVPALQRLVTARNPSGVSILVLSPTRELAQQIAVAAEGLLGGAFAGHFGVQCVVGGTNVNTDIKNLKTRRADVLVATPGRMIDLLENSDLKARLGGLPTLVLDEADRLLDAGFRRELLKILEALPDRRAVPRQTLLFSATLPAEVHSISSIALLPDHRFISTLKDEDVNAHKHVVQESLVVEPKDVIAATVEVLRREEMLAGERGGFKVMVFLPTARAAGLYYEIFAALPTGWPVWEIHSRLSQSKRTKATDEFRAADRGVLFSSDVTARGIDVQGVTGVVQVGLPSSGEQYVHRLGRTARAGAQGHGVLVLADFETFFLSDKTIKTFTLHQYPPIDPPVLSHAHALVDQALNSVSEESKGQAYQAWMGYYNSNLRNLRWKQTDLVANANAYARDVLKTRDGQPPGLLAKTVGKMGLKGVPGLRIVKPDDLPGGGGGGRGGQQGGQGQRQKQQQQQQVKQEQAPHQQQQQPRGGGGGGGRGGGGGRGRGGRGRGGRGRGGPPGA, translated from the exons GtccacgccggcgctgacgcccggTCAGATGACCCCCGCGCCAGTGCAGCAGAGCACGATTGCGAGCGCGACTACGCAGACGCGCTTCGCCGAGTTTGACGGCCTCAGCCCTCAGCTTTTGGCCAACATTCCTTTCGAGTTCTGTACCGAG GTGCAAGCCGCCACGCTGCCGACCATTAtcaagggcctcgacgtgctcgcgcaggccaagaCGGGCACGGGCAAGACGCTCGCGTTCCTCGTGCCCGCGCTGCAGCGCCTCGTGACGGCGCGCAACCCCTCCGGCGTGTCGATCCTCGTGCTCTCGCCGACGCgtgagctcgcgcagcagattgccgttgccgccgaggggTTGCTGGGCGGTGCGTTCGCGGGCCACTTTGGCGTGCAGTGCGTTGTGGGCGGCACCAACGTCAACACGGACATCAAGAACCTcaagacgcgccgcgccgacgtgctcgtcgccacgcCGGGCCGCATGATTGACTTGTTGGAGAACAGCGACCTCAAggcgcgccttggcggcctgcCCACCCTCGTGCTTGACGAGGCGGACCGACTCCTCGATGCCGGGTtccgccgcgagctgctcaagaTCCTTGAGGCGCTGCCTGACCGCCGCGCAGTCCCCCGCCAGACGCTCCTGTTCTCGGCTACCCTGCCCGCCGAGGTGCactcgatctcgtcgatcGCCCTGCTCCCCGACCACCGCTTCATTTCGAccctcaaggacgaggatgtcAACGCCCACAAGCACGTCGTGCAGGAGAGCCTGGTTGTTGAGCCCAAGGACGTTATCGCGGCGACCGTTGAGGTGCTCAGACGCGAGGAGATGCttgccggcgagcgcggcggatTCAAGG tcATGGTCTTCCTGCccaccgcccgcgccgctggcctctACTACGAGATCTTTGCTGCCCTGCCCACTGGCTGGCCCGTGTGGGAGATCCACAGCCGTCTCTCGCAGTCGAAGCGCACCAAGGCGACTGACGAGTTCCGCGCCGCGGACCGTGGCGTCCTCTTCTCCTCGGACGTGACTGCCCGTGGTATCGACGTCCAGGGTGTGACCGGTGTCGTCCAGGTCGGCCTTCCCTCTAGCGGCGAGCAGT ACgtccaccgcctcggccgtaCCGCCCGTGCCGGTGCCCAGGGCCAcggtgtcctcgtcctcgccgacttTGAGACCTTCTTCCTCAGCGACAAGACGATCAAGACGTTCACGCTGCACCAGTACCCTCCCATCGACCCGCCTGTCCTCTCTCACGCCCACGCGTTAGTCGACCAGGCGCTCAACTCGGTGTCGGAGGAGTCCAAGGGCCAGGCGTACCAGGCCTGGATGGGCTACTACAACTCCAACCTGCGCAACCTGAGGTGGAAGCAGACCGACCTggtcgccaacgccaacgcgTATGCTCGGGACGTGCTTAAGACGCGGGACGGCCAGCCGCCTGGACTGCTCGCCAAGACTGTGGGCAAGATGGGCCTGAAGGGTGTCCCGGGGCTGCGTATCGTCAAGCCGGACGACCTTcctggaggtggtggcggtggacGTGGTGGCCAGCAGGGCGGTCAGGGCCAGAggcagaagcagcagcaacagcagcaggtTAAGCAGGAGCAGGCACctcaccagcagcagcagcagccccgcggaggaggcggaggaggaggacgcggtgggggcggtggccgaggccgtggtggtcgtggccgcGGAGGACGTGGACGTGGCGGCCCTCCTGGGGCCTAA